Proteins encoded in a region of the Planctomycetaceae bacterium genome:
- a CDS encoding DUF58 domain-containing protein, with translation MSLSIEEYLRPEVIQTVQRLDLKARFIVEGFLSGLHGSPFQGFSVEFSEHRKYSPGDDIRQIDWSVFAKTDRFYIKKFKAETTLDSFLLMDCSASMGYSTGGRMSKMDYAICLAAALGYMMTSQQDSVGLVTFDEKIRTFLPPKSKRSHLMNILGTLARTAPSAKTNLAAALHEVADRVRKRGLIILMSDLLADTEEVIKALHHLRFRGHDLIIFQVLDYSEVTFDFDGQVRFREPETHEKIDVDPQSIRSRYLEAIQAFIDEYKKECLAVRADFVTVHNAMTFDKALLEFLIQRQATM, from the coding sequence TCTCTCGGGGCTGCACGGTTCGCCGTTTCAGGGGTTCTCGGTCGAGTTTTCGGAGCATCGCAAGTATTCGCCGGGCGACGACATCCGCCAGATTGACTGGTCCGTCTTCGCAAAAACCGACCGGTTTTACATTAAGAAGTTCAAGGCCGAGACCACGCTCGATTCGTTCCTGCTGATGGACTGCTCGGCGTCGATGGGCTACTCCACCGGCGGGCGGATGAGCAAGATGGACTACGCCATCTGCCTTGCGGCCGCTCTGGGATACATGATGACCAGCCAGCAGGACTCGGTGGGCTTGGTCACGTTCGACGAGAAGATCCGCACGTTTCTGCCGCCCAAGAGCAAGCGTTCCCACCTGATGAACATCCTGGGCACGCTGGCCCGCACGGCGCCGTCGGCCAAGACGAACCTGGCCGCCGCCCTGCACGAGGTGGCCGACCGCGTCCGCAAGCGCGGGCTGATCATCCTGATGTCCGACCTATTGGCCGACACGGAGGAGGTCATCAAGGCGCTGCACCACCTGCGGTTCCGCGGGCATGACCTGATCATCTTCCAGGTGCTCGATTACAGCGAGGTGACGTTCGACTTCGACGGCCAGGTGCGGTTCCGCGAGCCCGAGACGCACGAGAAGATCGACGTGGACCCGCAGTCCATCCGCTCGCGATACCTCGAAGCCATCCAGGCATTCATCGACGAGTACAAGAAGGAGTGCCTGGCCGTGCGGGCCGACTTCGTGACCGTCCACAACGCCATGACCTTCGACAAGGCCCTGCTGGAGTTCCTCATTCAGCGCCAGGCGACGATGTAG